In a single window of the Microbacterium sp. SL75 genome:
- the rfbA gene encoding glucose-1-phosphate thymidylyltransferase RfbA translates to MRGIILAGGTGSRLHPITLGVSKQLVPVYDKPMIYYPLSTLILAGVRDILVITTPSDAGQFERLLGDGSAFGVSITYKQQPSPDGLAQAFVLGADHIGSDSVALVLGDNIFYGQGMGTRLRRYNHLDGGVVFGYWVDDPSAYGVVEFDSSGAVVSLEEKPVAPKSNYAVPGLYFYDNAVVDIARNLRPSPRGELEITDVNRAYLDEGKLKVEILPRGTAWLDTGTFDSLSEATEFIRTVEKRQGLSIGCPEEVAWRMGFLTDDELRTRAESLAKSGYGDYLIKALAQGQVRPGE, encoded by the coding sequence ATGCGTGGCATCATTCTCGCGGGCGGAACCGGGTCGCGACTGCACCCCATCACGCTCGGCGTTTCCAAGCAGCTCGTCCCCGTCTATGACAAGCCGATGATCTACTACCCGCTGTCCACTCTCATCCTGGCGGGGGTTCGCGACATCCTGGTCATCACGACGCCGTCCGACGCCGGGCAGTTCGAGCGCCTCCTGGGCGACGGTTCGGCCTTCGGCGTTTCCATCACGTACAAGCAGCAGCCTTCGCCCGACGGCCTGGCCCAGGCGTTCGTCCTCGGAGCAGACCACATAGGGTCCGATTCGGTGGCCCTCGTGCTCGGCGACAACATCTTCTACGGACAGGGCATGGGAACACGCCTCCGTCGGTACAATCACCTCGACGGCGGTGTCGTCTTCGGCTATTGGGTGGACGACCCCTCCGCGTATGGCGTCGTCGAGTTCGACTCCTCGGGGGCGGTCGTCTCGCTCGAGGAGAAGCCCGTCGCACCCAAGAGCAACTACGCCGTACCGGGGTTGTACTTCTACGACAACGCCGTCGTCGACATCGCCCGGAATCTCCGGCCGTCGCCGCGCGGCGAGCTCGAGATCACCGACGTGAATCGGGCCTATCTTGACGAGGGCAAGCTCAAGGTCGAGATTCTTCCGCGAGGCACGGCGTGGCTCGACACCGGCACCTTCGATTCGCTGAGCGAAGCGACCGAATTCATCCGCACGGTCGAAAAACGCCAGGGTCTGTCTATTGGCTGCCCGGAGGAGGTCGCCTGGCGGATGGGTTTCTTGACAGACGACGAGCTGCGGACGCGCGCAGAGAGCCTGGCCAAGAGTGGATACGGCGACTATCTGATCAAGGCATTGGCGCAGGGGCAGGTGCGACCGGGTGAATGA
- a CDS encoding rhamnan synthesis F family protein — MNDSTVPVRFPLGGTRGAIFSAQARSGRLTDATLYSLSALREHVDHLLLVVGGLDAQGRSEAESLADRVVGVGPNVHGLWAYAEGLRAWGSAERTFDEIVLTGDGWFGPVSPLGPVIERMEARYLDMWSITDRRDARHRDRSEGRDGAVRLSAYWIAVRRRVRESSAWGKFWSHLPARPGHSWEVRNAESHLSEVVTRAGFRIGAAFASDDYPAEHPDMFNVDLLIEDGCPAVAREVLDGYPLFYDQHAIAGRRISAAMAARGYPVGLMWSDLARTCPPKRVHTNGAMFEILPATERAPGRDAMTVLAVVHVLDIEVLTDVVGRVAAIPGLARVIFTLSEESTRTAVETAWSRTSVSRDVPCEVRAATTRRQADTAVVFDECRDVVFSDDIDLVVALHTGVEERLSHNAARYFRRQQYDCLLGGDAGYAANIIELFRREAELGLVFPPTPHIGMSTLGDGWVGQRSRAERVLTKLGVNVPLDWASPHAPVGGMWWGRPDAVRLLAEERWGTDSAASAVHSRLHAYVAGERGYYTRTAATSEHAGLSHGSLEYIGDHMAMTSYGYPAGYTSLLHRAGPVGSGRGVDFARMWLRYRHPGWLGTISRVGRLARRMRRVVRRAARSERREN; from the coding sequence GTGAATGACTCCACTGTCCCCGTCCGGTTTCCTCTCGGGGGGACACGCGGCGCGATCTTCTCCGCTCAGGCGCGCAGCGGCCGACTGACAGATGCCACTCTCTACTCGTTGTCGGCTCTCCGTGAGCACGTCGATCATTTGCTCCTCGTTGTCGGAGGCCTCGATGCGCAAGGTCGATCGGAGGCTGAGTCGCTCGCTGATCGCGTCGTGGGCGTGGGCCCGAACGTGCATGGTTTGTGGGCGTATGCCGAAGGCCTGCGCGCCTGGGGTTCCGCGGAGCGCACGTTCGACGAGATCGTCCTCACGGGGGATGGGTGGTTCGGTCCGGTGAGCCCTCTGGGCCCCGTGATCGAACGCATGGAGGCCCGCTACCTCGATATGTGGTCGATCACGGATCGCCGGGATGCCCGGCACCGCGACCGATCAGAGGGCCGCGACGGCGCCGTGCGCCTGAGCGCCTATTGGATAGCGGTCCGGCGCCGGGTCCGCGAGTCGAGCGCGTGGGGAAAATTCTGGTCTCACCTCCCGGCGCGTCCGGGCCACAGCTGGGAGGTGCGCAACGCCGAGTCCCATCTCAGCGAGGTCGTGACCCGTGCGGGCTTCCGCATCGGTGCGGCTTTCGCCAGCGATGACTACCCGGCTGAGCATCCCGACATGTTCAACGTCGACCTTCTCATTGAGGACGGCTGTCCCGCGGTCGCCCGGGAAGTCCTGGACGGGTATCCGTTGTTTTATGACCAGCACGCCATCGCTGGTCGCCGGATCTCGGCCGCCATGGCCGCGCGGGGCTATCCGGTGGGCCTGATGTGGTCCGATCTTGCACGCACGTGCCCGCCCAAACGCGTACACACCAACGGAGCCATGTTCGAGATTCTGCCCGCCACGGAGCGTGCTCCCGGGCGCGATGCGATGACAGTACTCGCGGTGGTCCACGTTCTCGACATCGAAGTCCTCACCGACGTCGTCGGACGCGTCGCGGCGATCCCCGGTCTCGCTCGTGTCATCTTCACCCTTTCAGAGGAGTCGACCCGCACGGCGGTCGAGACGGCGTGGAGCAGAACCTCTGTCTCGAGGGATGTGCCCTGTGAGGTCAGAGCCGCAACCACTCGCCGGCAGGCCGACACCGCCGTCGTGTTCGACGAGTGTCGTGACGTGGTGTTCTCCGACGACATAGACCTCGTCGTGGCGTTGCACACGGGGGTCGAAGAGCGTCTTTCGCACAACGCAGCTCGCTACTTCCGTCGGCAGCAGTACGACTGCCTTCTGGGCGGTGACGCGGGGTACGCAGCGAACATCATCGAGCTCTTCCGGCGCGAAGCCGAGCTGGGCCTGGTGTTCCCCCCGACTCCTCATATCGGGATGTCGACGCTCGGCGACGGGTGGGTGGGGCAGCGTTCGCGCGCCGAACGCGTCCTCACGAAACTCGGCGTCAATGTGCCGCTCGATTGGGCGAGCCCACACGCCCCCGTCGGGGGGATGTGGTGGGGTCGGCCGGACGCGGTGCGTCTGCTTGCCGAAGAGCGGTGGGGGACCGATTCCGCCGCCAGCGCTGTGCATTCCCGTTTGCACGCCTACGTCGCCGGTGAACGCGGCTACTACACGCGAACGGCGGCGACGAGCGAGCATGCGGGCCTGAGTCATGGCTCTCTCGAGTACATCGGCGATCATATGGCGATGACCTCATACGGCTATCCGGCGGGCTACACCTCGCTCCTTCACCGGGCGGGGCCCGTGGGGTCGGGACGGGGCGTTGATTTCGCTCGCATGTGGCTTCGATATCGGCATCCGGGCTGGTTGGGCACCATCTCGCGCGTCGGTCGACTTGCACGGCGGATGCGCCGCGTCGTGCGCAGAGCAGCCCGGTCCGAACGGAGGGAGAATTGA
- a CDS encoding rhamnan synthesis F family protein, with the protein MPGPGRFPESGSRAVVYVIYDRRGRVDDFVLHALSGLREHADRIIAVVNGVLLEDARARLEAVADDVLQRENTGMDIWGQKAGLEFLGDDIARYDEVILTNDTWFGPVRPFAPVFADMDASEVDFWGLTDHPRVEQNSSWTGEVIPYHLQSFWIAVRRRMFTSDVWRDYWRSLPVLEDWTEAVTLHEVTFTERFSSAGYTHRVAFGHERYDTENPSIFNAEQLLDDGCPIVKRKPFFFWPVTMDHEASIGKWLIEKVESFGYSRDLILPNLARNSPPRDVTTDLGMLDILSDVDVSYDPSNPLRVVLVAHIFYVDMTDEILDRGDLLPCDYDLVVTTPDAHRAREIEGILHTRRRPGRRTEVRVLPSNDGRDQSAFLIACRDLILGDAYDVIVKVHTKRTPQQGYAVGQHFKGQQLDNLLPTAGYAANLIGLFQREEGLGLTYPPMIHIGHGTLGHAWWGNRPRFEHVAAQLGIAVPVDTVSPLAPFGSMYAARPEALRLLAEREWRYEEFGGKDAYKDGGLAHVLERLPSYAAAERGFHTRTVLTAEYAALSHTSLEFKVDEMAATLPGSLRDKTLFLHRAGWIGTGRAVDFLEMYLRFNKPHQLARWQSVRGAVARPRRVVNAVRRFLGTTRT; encoded by the coding sequence ATGCCCGGTCCAGGTCGTTTTCCCGAATCGGGCTCGCGCGCTGTCGTCTACGTCATATACGACCGTCGAGGTCGCGTCGACGACTTCGTTCTGCATGCGCTGTCAGGTCTGCGTGAACACGCCGATCGCATCATCGCGGTCGTTAACGGGGTGCTCCTCGAGGACGCCCGGGCTCGGCTTGAGGCGGTGGCAGACGACGTCCTCCAGCGCGAGAACACCGGAATGGACATCTGGGGGCAGAAAGCTGGCCTCGAGTTCCTCGGCGACGACATCGCGCGGTACGACGAAGTCATCCTCACAAACGACACATGGTTCGGGCCCGTACGCCCCTTCGCTCCGGTTTTTGCGGATATGGATGCCAGCGAAGTCGACTTCTGGGGTCTCACTGATCACCCGCGGGTCGAGCAGAACTCGTCCTGGACGGGTGAGGTCATCCCCTACCATCTTCAGTCTTTCTGGATCGCGGTCCGCCGCCGGATGTTTACCTCGGACGTCTGGCGTGATTACTGGCGGTCGCTCCCTGTACTCGAGGATTGGACGGAGGCCGTCACGCTGCACGAGGTGACGTTCACCGAGCGGTTCAGTTCTGCCGGATATACGCACCGCGTGGCCTTCGGTCACGAGCGATACGACACCGAGAACCCGTCGATCTTCAACGCGGAGCAGCTGCTCGATGACGGGTGTCCGATTGTCAAGCGCAAGCCGTTCTTCTTCTGGCCCGTAACCATGGACCACGAGGCGTCCATCGGCAAGTGGCTGATCGAGAAGGTCGAGTCCTTCGGCTACTCACGCGACCTCATCCTCCCCAACCTCGCTCGCAACTCTCCGCCGCGAGATGTGACGACCGATCTGGGCATGCTCGACATCCTCTCTGACGTCGACGTTTCGTACGATCCGTCGAATCCGCTGCGTGTGGTGCTCGTAGCACACATTTTCTATGTGGACATGACAGACGAGATCCTTGACCGTGGTGATCTCCTGCCGTGCGACTACGACCTCGTGGTGACCACTCCCGACGCCCATCGTGCTCGAGAGATCGAGGGCATCCTCCACACGCGGCGTCGCCCCGGTCGACGGACCGAGGTACGCGTGTTGCCGTCGAACGACGGACGAGATCAGAGCGCTTTCCTCATCGCCTGTCGCGACCTCATCCTGGGTGACGCGTATGACGTCATTGTGAAGGTGCACACGAAGCGGACGCCGCAGCAGGGGTACGCCGTAGGGCAGCACTTCAAGGGACAGCAGCTCGACAACCTCCTGCCGACGGCGGGCTACGCGGCGAACCTCATCGGGCTGTTCCAACGCGAGGAGGGGCTCGGACTTACCTACCCCCCGATGATCCACATCGGGCATGGCACTCTGGGGCATGCATGGTGGGGTAACCGTCCGCGTTTCGAACACGTCGCGGCGCAACTGGGTATCGCGGTGCCGGTCGACACCGTCTCCCCTCTCGCCCCCTTCGGGTCGATGTACGCCGCTCGTCCGGAGGCGCTCCGGTTGCTTGCCGAGCGGGAGTGGCGGTACGAGGAGTTCGGCGGAAAAGACGCATACAAGGACGGCGGCCTTGCCCACGTGCTGGAACGCCTCCCCTCCTACGCGGCGGCCGAGCGAGGCTTTCACACTCGCACGGTCTTGACCGCCGAGTATGCGGCTCTGAGCCACACCTCCCTCGAATTCAAAGTCGATGAGATGGCGGCGACGCTCCCCGGCTCCCTCCGTGACAAGACCCTGTTCCTGCACCGAGCTGGTTGGATCGGCACCGGGCGGGCCGTCGATTTCCTCGAGATGTACCTACGCTTCAACAAGCCGCATCAGCTGGCCCGGTGGCAGAGTGTGCGCGGTGCGGTCGCGCGCCCGCGTCGAGTCGTGAACGCCGTTCGTCGTTTTCTCGGTACCACGCGCACCTGA
- a CDS encoding ABC transporter permease, which yields MEKIERFAALEELPFSTVDAKGMSFPGRGGKLRELYSRRDLLFLLVRRDLQARYRDSFLGFLWTVIRPLIQFLMYFIVLGQFLRAAEGIPNFAIYLFAGLTLYQFFNDTVAGATGSILMNGGLVKKIYLPREIFPFASVGGAGFMFLVQLAVLVIAALVFQALPAPAQMLWFFPALGLVLIYGTAIGLLLSAVNVYLRDIQYLTDVVLMLAMWASPIVYSWRMVSDVIARFSLPSWVLEIYLANPLTLAILGFHKAFWGAGTPQDYPPGLELRMLVAGVVGLVFLFISHRVFTRLQGNFAQEL from the coding sequence TTGGAAAAAATAGAACGATTTGCGGCCTTGGAAGAGCTCCCGTTCTCAACGGTCGACGCCAAAGGCATGAGTTTCCCCGGCCGCGGGGGGAAGCTCCGAGAGCTGTACTCTCGACGCGATCTGCTGTTCCTTCTGGTCCGCCGGGACCTGCAAGCTCGCTACCGCGACAGCTTCCTCGGTTTCCTCTGGACTGTCATCCGGCCGCTGATCCAGTTCTTGATGTATTTCATTGTGCTCGGGCAGTTCCTCCGGGCCGCCGAAGGCATTCCGAACTTCGCCATCTACCTTTTCGCGGGCCTGACGCTTTACCAGTTCTTCAACGATACGGTGGCGGGTGCCACCGGGTCCATCTTGATGAATGGGGGACTTGTCAAGAAGATCTACCTGCCGCGTGAGATCTTCCCGTTCGCCAGCGTCGGTGGCGCCGGGTTCATGTTCTTGGTGCAGTTGGCCGTCCTCGTCATCGCTGCCTTGGTCTTTCAAGCACTACCGGCACCTGCGCAGATGCTCTGGTTCTTCCCGGCGCTCGGACTCGTGCTCATCTACGGCACGGCGATCGGCCTGCTGCTCAGCGCCGTGAATGTTTACCTGCGTGACATCCAGTACCTGACCGATGTCGTCCTGATGCTTGCGATGTGGGCCTCCCCGATCGTGTATTCCTGGCGAATGGTGAGCGATGTCATCGCTCGGTTCTCCTTGCCCTCGTGGGTCCTCGAGATCTACCTCGCCAACCCGCTGACGCTCGCCATTCTTGGGTTCCACAAGGCTTTCTGGGGTGCGGGAACGCCACAGGATTACCCCCCGGGCCTCGAGTTGCGCATGCTCGTTGCAGGTGTCGTCGGACTCGTCTTCCTGTTCATCTCGCACCGGGTGTTCACCCGTCTGCAAGGCAATTTTGCGCAGGAGCTGTGA
- a CDS encoding ABC transporter ATP-binding protein codes for MSIAHAPVVVRIDKVRKRFRVRRDNSLKDRIVHLGRQGKTHREDFIAVRDVSLDIEAGTTVALMGANGSGKSTLLKLIGGIVAPTSGSIHTRGRMAALLELGAGFHPDLSGRENIYLNASILGLTRPEIDARFGEIVEFSGIADFIDTAVKFYSSGMYVRLAFSVAIHTNPDILLVDEVLAVGDEAFQRKCMDRIAQFRANGCTIILVSHSAQQVAELCDRGIVLRKGEVVHDGDVDEAIGVLRDVLEGRDEASAAEAAERAPIRVSGVEIVDDRGEKRRSFLSAETIGIRLALESDHPISRWAAGFSVNTPLGHMVFASNTDLLNTSLPTMEGEMTVDFRVDALHLGAGTYHVHANAVASDEGGVHGISHGATFTVETPEQTLGTTTADVSVSFGER; via the coding sequence ATGAGCATCGCCCACGCCCCGGTCGTCGTCCGCATCGACAAGGTACGCAAACGCTTCCGCGTACGCAGAGATAACAGCCTAAAAGACCGCATCGTCCACCTCGGGCGTCAGGGAAAGACCCATCGCGAGGACTTCATCGCGGTCAGGGACGTCTCCCTCGACATCGAGGCTGGTACCACGGTCGCTCTCATGGGGGCGAATGGATCCGGTAAGAGCACGCTGCTGAAGCTCATCGGAGGGATCGTCGCCCCGACCTCCGGGTCCATCCATACCCGCGGACGAATGGCTGCCCTGCTCGAACTCGGGGCCGGTTTTCACCCCGACCTGAGCGGACGTGAGAACATCTATCTGAATGCGTCGATCCTGGGCCTGACCCGTCCGGAGATCGACGCGCGATTCGGTGAGATAGTCGAGTTCAGCGGGATCGCAGACTTCATCGACACCGCGGTGAAGTTTTACTCCTCCGGGATGTATGTGCGTCTGGCCTTCTCCGTCGCCATCCACACCAATCCCGACATTCTGCTCGTGGACGAGGTCCTCGCCGTCGGCGACGAGGCCTTCCAACGCAAGTGCATGGATCGCATCGCCCAGTTCCGCGCTAACGGTTGCACGATCATTCTCGTCAGCCATTCTGCGCAGCAGGTCGCCGAGCTCTGCGATCGTGGAATCGTTCTCCGCAAGGGCGAGGTCGTCCATGATGGCGACGTCGATGAAGCGATCGGTGTCCTGCGCGATGTCCTCGAGGGTCGTGACGAGGCGAGCGCCGCGGAGGCGGCCGAACGTGCTCCCATCCGCGTCTCCGGGGTCGAGATCGTGGATGACCGCGGCGAGAAACGCCGCAGCTTTCTGTCGGCCGAGACGATCGGCATCCGGCTCGCTCTCGAATCCGACCATCCGATTTCGCGATGGGCCGCCGGGTTCAGCGTCAACACTCCGTTGGGACACATGGTGTTCGCGTCGAACACCGATCTGCTGAACACCAGCCTCCCGACAATGGAGGGTGAGATGACGGTCGACTTCAGGGTCGACGCCCTCCACCTCGGCGCTGGCACCTACCATGTGCACGCCAACGCCGTGGCGTCGGACGAGGGAGGGGTTCATGGCATCTCCCACGGAGCGACCTTCACGGTCGAAACTCCGGAGCAGACGCTCGGGACCACTACCGCGGACGTCTCGGTCTCGTTCGGCGAGCGCTAA